Below is a window of Komagataella phaffii GS115 chromosome 1, complete sequence DNA.
GATTCTGATTTCACTACTCCATTTTTCACCCAGATACCCCAAGAACCCATCATATTTGCCATGAGCATATCTGTGAAGAGACGGTCCCCTACAACGACCACTTGAGAGGGAGTCTCTATAATTTTGTTTTGATAAAAGTAGTCTAGTATCTCTTTGTAGCAACCGGGCTTCTTGGTTGCGTGTCTCAAAACTGTGACCCCAGTGgctttttccaatttggacGCCTGTCTATGTCCCTCGTCGTCGTTCGTTCCGGCGCTATTACTCACAATTAAAAGACTGGCTTTTGGATATTGTTTTTTAAGGGCATCCCAGGTCTGCTGGTAGGCTGGCCAGACTTTATCGTCGTGCGCTTTGGCGAAACAGTTGTCTTTATCTAGTACGATGGCTCTGATGCCTTTCTCGGGCATCAACGGAAATGCAGGAGCGATGGGTAGATCTTTAAATGTGGGGATCATCATATGGGGTAAACATAATGATGGGTTGATGAGAAGCCTTGAAACGTTCACAGTTGCACTGACATTCATGCTGGGAACCAGATATTCTGGGGTTCACCTACGTCTTCGCTGGGAGGGCTCTATGCCGGAAGACTGCCAGGATAGTTTTTTTCCTCCCAGCGTTCAAGAAATCGAGGGTAGCACCTACCAACATCGATGAACTGAGAAAATAATACCTTCGACCCAAAATTTCACATTGACTCATCGCCCGAAAAATGTCGGAAACGTCCAAAAGACGAGGCGGGAGACCTCCTAGAAAAGCCAAATCCGATGACtcaggaaaagaaaaaatcaaatggACCCGAAATACGACACAGGGCCTTCAGTCCAAGGAAGACGCTGTAGAGAATGAGGATAAGAGAACTACTTGTATTATCTGTGCCAACCCTATAGTCTATGGCTCCATTACCACGTGCAATCATTTGACCTGTAACAAGTGTTCCATTCGGCAAAGAGCCCTATACAAGAAGAACCAATGTTTAGTGTGTCGTTCAGAGAATGAGTCTGTCATTGTGACGGCTGACTATCAGCTGAAACCCATATTTGACGATTACAAACCTCAGGATTTTATCCCGAATGACAACAAGCTTGGTATGAAATTCACTAGTGAAGAGGCTGCTGGTGCAACACTGGATTTACTCAAACTGACGTGTCCATTGAACTCCTGTAAGGAAAGCAAGGAGTATggctctttcaaaaaacttAACCAACACTGTAGAGAGGCCCATGACAGACAGTTCTGTTTGATATGTGCCAACTTTAAGCATGCATTTCCCTCAGAACTAAAGTTATACACGCAAAAGAAATTACAAACCCACCAAGTTTCAGGAGACGAAATAGGTTTCAAAGGACATCCTGTGTGCATGCTCTGTCCCAATAAACATTTCTACTCAGATGACGAGTTGTACGCACATCTCAGAGAAAAGCATGAAAAGTGTCATGTATGCAACGAACTAGATCCAACGAATCCCCAATACTTTAGAGATTATGACCAGCTGTTCAATCATTTCAATGAGGTGCATTTTCCTTGCAATGTTCAAGAATGTCTGGATCAAAAATTTGTGgtattcaaagatgaattTGACCTTCAAGCTCATATGATCAGTGAACACCCGATGTTGGTCGGTAACCGAAAGACATTGAATTTGTTCGGCGGTTCAAACTCTAAGAGTGTTACCACCCCTCACAATAACAATAAATTTAGATCGCAATTATCCACACTCCCATCCCAAGCTACTGCACATGATGTCAAGAGAACAcgttttgaagaaagagccCGTCATTATATTCATTATGATTCTGCGAAGTTCGATGAGTTTATCACCGTCAATGAAGCCTACGATGCTGGACATTTAACTGCTCAAAACCTCCTTTCAAGGTACAACGAATTGTTtaaatttcaaaaaccaGAAGAGATTAACCTCCTAATATATGATCTATCTGAACTATACCCTAAGAACTCCTCCAAAGCAATTGATTTAGTCCAGCTCAATGCTGCCCATGACAGGGAGACAGAATTCAATCAAAAGTACCCATCTCTCAACAACACAGATCTATTCACACCACATGGTTGGGGGAATAATCCAATTAGAGCCAACAAGAAGGGTGTTCTTTCAGAACAACGTTTTCCCAAACCTGCAAAAAGCACTTTATCAACTCCTACAGCATTCCCTAGTATTCAATCCGCCAGAACCAAACAGAAACCTaaaccaaaaacttttggcTTGGACCCTGAAAAGTTCCCTGCATTACCTCAAAATACAACCAAGAAGTACCCTAGAGTTCGTCCAGTTGAAAATGGACCAGGACAATGGGGATCTTCTCCGGCTATGTCTGCAAGTTCTTCATTGAACAGTTCTGCGAACTCCTCCTTTGTCGACTTGAACTCCTTAGATGCTGCTCTAACCGATAAAAAggacaaaagaaagaagaagcaaatCTTATTTAAAGTTGGGATATAGAATAATCTAATGCAATGGTAACAGTTGCTGTTCCAACACTTTTTGCCTACACAGAGGACATTCTGGTCTTTCTTTGCACCAGTCTATTATGCAGCTCCAACAGAAGCAATGCCCACAATTAGCTGCAGTAGGGTTAGTCATATAGGAAAGACACAACATGCATTGTCTTGAAGACTCCGGAATGTAAGGTAATTGACCCGGATCTGATAAGTCTATGATTCCTAATTGTTGCTTTGCCTCTtcctgttcttcttctgagGGGATTCCATACATGATATCCTTATTGTTCGCCCTCAAATTGCTTTCATCATGCTCGTCGTTTCCGGTGAATGAGCCAATCaaacctttgaagccaCCCAGACTTTTCATGACCAGTTGGAGTACAATCAACCCTCCTAGTAATTCGTAGTTCCCATTTGGTGTCCTTTCCTTGTTAATCTTGTGACCGAATGCATACCTCATGGAGAAAAACCTCTTGGATATGTTATAGAACTGCCCTGAAAAATAGAACACTGCGATGTGAAGGTTCATGATGGTGTCCAGCACCTTCGAATATGACATATTTGATAAATATTTCTCAATTCTCAATGAGATTGGTAGCTCTTTGTTGATCTTTTCCTCCGTCACTTCATCTTTCGGTGTTGACGAGGATTTTAATCGCCGAAATAACCTGGTCAAAAAATAAGGCAAGATGGCGTACGCAAATATAAACCCAGCTCTTGCAAGATATCTAGGTATTCTCTTACCATCTCTAGAGACATAGATTAGGTCAACGTATTCTTCCCCTAGTGTTTTAGTTCCGAGTAGCGTTGTTAGAGATAAATATAATGCCTTTGCAGCTACGccaatctcttctggatGGGTATGGGTGAATCTTTGCCCTTTAAAGATCTGAATAACGTTTTGGAGTTTGTCCCGTAATACTGTTTCAAAATAGGAGTCCTTCTGGTTGGCTCTGACAATTGCCGGAGCATTGGCAAACTCTAAGTAATTGGCCTTGAAATCGGGCCTCGGAGACACTGCTCTCAGCTTGATCTCTTCAGACGGGGGCGATATCTAAGATTGGCAGATATGTGAAGCGCTTCTTGCTGGGTGGTAAGCTTGGTTCtgaagaaaggaaaacagAGGAGAGAGGAAAAGGCAGATGGTTTGTCCAGTGGGGGAAGTGATTTGCATGTGGAGAAGGTAGATTAGGCTTTCGAGATCAGAAAAGGAAATAGTTACTTAATTAGGTTTTAAGTTAAAATAAATATGATAAAGCTAGgatttatttgaagaacgGTAAACGAGTTTGGTTCTTATCCAATTTGGCTTTCTTTCGACTAGTAGGTGGGTAATTTACATCTGTGAGGGGCTGATTATTAGGCTGTGTTTCAGTTTCCagttgtttttgaagttcCATGGCATAGTGCCAGTCTTTGTGGGTGACCATTTCTTCCTCAGGAATATGAGATCCACACTGAGGACATGCTTGTGGATCTTCCGACGAAGCGGCAATGGTGACAGTTTCAACTTGGCTACGTGTTTTTAGAAAAGTTGTAATATTTCCATTTTTAGGttcctcaatttcaacttttggCTTGCTCTTGGTGTTCTCACCCAGACTCTTGAATAATGAGTCAATGTGCTCCTCTCTGTTccttttggaagaggaaacaaaCTTGTCAATGGACTCCTTAGAGCTGATAACCTCAAAGCTGGTCAGATTTAGACTGAAACTACGCAAAGGAAAGAGGCTGACAGGTGAGTTATCAAAGGTTGATGCAAATGTTTTTATGAGATGTTCGGCTTCATGACTTATGACTTCCTTAAGCTTGAATAGATCCATAAATTTAGGGACGGTGCATTGCTTTGAATATGCTCCGTTCCAAGACCAGAGATGCACTGCAACCGTCTTTGGTCTTCGGATACAATTTGGTTGCTCTTCGTCCAATTCAGTCAATCGCTGAATGAGGTCGCCAACAAATACTGGCAACCAGTCgatcaaatctttaacGCTGTTCACCGATTTCCCTCTAAAGTTTTTGTTTGAGCCCATCGACTTGATGTCAATCCTGGTGTTTATTGCTTCTTGATAGAGCCCTCTCACTAGTTGGTATAACCTCGTAGCCAGCTGGGGATCTTTTAGTTTCAATTCAAGCTCTTCCTGGGTAAAATTCTCCTTAATATAGCCGATCGAATCCTCTTCTGGTACAAGTAGTCTTTGCTTGATAATCCCACTGGTCTTTGGACCGATACCCCAAAAGTCTGTGAACTTGAAATGGgtgttcaaaaaattatcGATTGCGCAATTACGAATAATAGTCTGATTATCAGGTTTATGAAGACCGGAAGCTAGTTTTGCAATTGTCTTGactcttccaattccaCAAGAAGTAGTGTAGTCTAGCGCTTTTTCTATCTGTTTCCTGATGTCATGTGCTTCCATGGATGCTAAAAGCATGACAATATCGTCCCAATCCTGCAGAACTAGTCCGTCTTGGTCGTCAGTTTCTGGACATCTAATAACTTCGCCTTTAAAATCAAGACCCTCTGGTAATTCTTCTGGAATTTCTGGCAAATAATCGTCAAACGACTTGTCCAAACTATTCTTTAAAACAGGAAACAATTCTAgcaacttttgaaatacaACATTACCCAGGTCCAAGAAACTTTCGTCCACGCTAGCCTTCTCCACTTTTGAACAACGAAGCTTGAAAATCCTCATAATCTTCCTGGACTCCCTTCGATAAGGATCCAAAGACACTTTATGATCTTTAGGACTTGGAAGGTAATCAATATAGCTCCAATCGGATTGTCCCTTCTTGAACACAGCGGTGTGGCCCACTTTCAGCCCTTCACATTTGCTGAGAGCAGACTCCAAAGTATCCATACGATTAATCCCATATTTCCTTGCTGAATAAGACACGGCAATGATACTCGACCACTGCACGCAGACCAGAGGATCTTCCTTAGATAACCCTAATCGCAACTGCTCAACTTGAGCAAAAAAGGCGTTGACATCAATATGGGCTACGACTGACAACTGAGAAAACTCTGATCGATCACCTGATAGCTCTACGAGGTCTCTCCACTTGAATTTGGAACACTGCGGAACACACCTTGGAGCCATCTAACAGATAAGGGCGCTGGAGAAGCCCTGGGATCAGTTAGCACATGAAAGAAACATGAAATCGCGAAGGTGAAGAGGTGACTGTGAactaatttttttttctttccttgCAATATTTATTTCCTCCCTTTCTTTCCACCTTCCAGTCACCTCAATCAAACAAGGTTGTCGTTACAACCAGTTCTGTATGTATACAGACCTGGAGGTGATTTTTTGACGATTCCAACGCATAATTGTGCTATTCTGTGATGACAAGTTGTCGCCCCAGACGGAGCTATAATGACCGATTCGATTAACACTGAAAATTCTGACGGATAGCACGATGCATGGAATTGGACAAGGCTGGTATGGTTTGAGTGGTCGGTGGTTTAATgagaggatgaagatgtATTAAATTTATTTTTCAGTAGGGTCCTACTTTGTGTTATTTCTGAATGGGTGGCTAGCAGGATATACATTGAAGAGCCAGAAACCCTTCACCTGTTCCTAAATCTGTTTGCCGTGTTTACTCATCTTGTTAGCTATGCTCTTTTTTATTCTCAGATATCTTGCGACTCTTCAGTCAACCTTCTAGCTGACCATGAATGTGTTTCCTTTAAAATTActcttgctcttcaaaCTGATTATAATTATTCTattttttgatgttggTTTGAATGGAGAATATTTGATATCTTCAAGATGAGTGCTAGGAAGCTGGAAAGCTGGAAAGGTATTTTGCAAGATCTCAGAACAACTCCCACATCTCAACTTGAATTCCATTCTCAGCCATATAGTAAATTGGTCATTCAGGTGTATTATTCATTCACTTCA
It encodes the following:
- a CDS encoding zinc finger protein, translated to MSETSKRRGGRPPRKAKSDDSGKEKIKWTRNTTQGLQSKEDAVENEDKRTTCIICANPIVYGSITTCNHLTCNKCSIRQRALYKKNQCLVCRSENESVIVTADYQLKPIFDDYKPQDFIPNDNKLGMKFTSEEAAGATLDLLKLTCPLNSCKESKEYGSFKKLNQHCREAHDRQFCLICANFKHAFPSELKLYTQKKLQTHQVSGDEIGFKGHPVCMLCPNKHFYSDDELYAHLREKHEKCHVCNELDPTNPQYFRDYDQLFNHFNEVHFPCNVQECLDQKFVVFKDEFDLQAHMISEHPMLVGNRKTLNLFGGSNSKSVTTPHNNNKFRSQLSTLPSQATAHDVKRTRFEERARHYIHYDSAKFDEFITVNEAYDAGHLTAQNLLSRYNELFKFQKPEEINLLIYDLSELYPKNSSKAIDLVQLNAAHDRETEFNQKYPSLNNTDLFTPHGWGNNPIRANKKGVLSEQRFPKPAKSTLSTPTAFPSIQSARTKQKPKPKTFGLDPEKFPALPQNTTKKYPRVRPVENGPGQWGSSPAMSASSSLNSSANSSFVDLNSLDAALTDKKDKRKKKQILFKVGI